The following are encoded together in the Populus trichocarpa isolate Nisqually-1 chromosome 5, P.trichocarpa_v4.1, whole genome shotgun sequence genome:
- the LOC7476930 gene encoding protein SCARECROW, translating to MMKGAYEVVHGALNMIQPHETWDYASVGFPAPISNPFPKPAVIENRCLNLERNELSEWVEHVTKQLIDDLPDIATDHDESLQTDTTTVYGGNDIVSSLLGEFRPKKYMRRSYFDGNGEELQWSHELGVHQTNISEKEGSTRSPSMSRIDENGLSLITLLLECAVAISVDNLGEAHRMLLELTQMASPYGPSCAERVVAYFSKAMGSRVINSWLGICSPLINHKSIHGAFQVFNNASPFIKFAHFTSNQSILEAFHRRDRVHVIDLDIMQGLQWPALFHILATRIDGPPQVRMTGMGTSMELLLETGRQLSNFAKRLGMSFEFHPIAKKFGEIDASMVPLRRGETVAVHWLQHTLYDATGPDWKTLRLLEAVAPRVITLVEQDISHGGSFLDRFVGSLHYYSTLFDSLGAYLPCDDPGRHRIEHCLLYREINNILAIGGPARSGEDKFRQWRSELARSSFMQVPMSGNSMAQAQLILNMFPPAHGYNLEQGEGTLRLGWKDTSLFTASAWTTRASRWPLIN from the coding sequence atgatgaagGGAGCATACGAAGTGGTTCATGGGGCTCTTAATATGATACAGCCCCATGAAACATGGGACTATGCCTCTGTAGGATTCCCGGCTCCAATTTCGAACCCCTTTCCAAAGCCTGCAGTGATTGAAAATCGATGCCTAAACTTGGAGAGGAATGAGCTCTCTGAGTGGGTTGAACATGTAACCAAGCAGCTCATTGATGACTTGCCGGATATAGCAACTGATCATGATGAAAGCTTGCAAACAGACACAACAACGGTCTATGGGGGCAACGATATTGTCTCGTCACTCTTGGGTGAGTTTAGGCCAAAGAAATATATGAGGAGAAGCTATTTTGATGGAAATGGGGAAGAGCTCCAATGGAGCCATGAGCTTGGAGTACACCAAACAAACATTTCTGAAAAAGAAGGGAGCACTAGATCACCAAGCATGAGTAGGATAGATGAAAATGGTTTGAGCTTAATAACCCTTCTTTTGGAGTGTGCTGTTGCTATATCAGTCGATAATCTTGGTGAAGCTCATAGAATGTTGCTTGAGCTGACCCAGATGGCTTCTCCTTACGGCCCTTCTTGTGCTGAAAGGGTTGTGGCTTATTTTTCTAAGGCCATGGGTAGTAGGGTTATTAACTCATGGCTAGGTATTTGCTCTCCGTTAATCAACCACAAGAGCATTCATGGCGCCTTCCAAGTCTTCAACAATGCCTCTCCTTTTATCAAATTTGCTCACTTCACCTCCAACCAATCAATCCTAGAAGCTTTTCATCGCCGCGATAGGGTTCACGTAATTGACCTCGATATCATGCAAGGCTTGCAATGGCCGGCCTTATTTCACATCCTAGCCACCAGAATTGACGGTCCACCCCAAGTTCGAATGACCGGCATGGGCACATCAATGGAACTCTTACTGGAGACTGGGAGACAACTTTCCAATTTCGCTAAGCGACTTGGAATGTCGTTTGAGTTCCACCcaattgcaaagaaatttgGAGAAATTGATGCCTCGATGGTGCCACTCAGGAGAGGTGAAACAGTAGCCGTGCATTGGCTACAGCATACCCTCTATGATGCCACAGGACCTGATTGGAAGACATTGAGACTACTCGAAGCAGTGGCCCCAAGAGTGATCACTCTAGTTGAGCAAGACATCTCACATGGTGGATCTTTCTTGGACCGTTTCGTAGGCTCTCTGCATTACTACTCAACATTGTTTGATTCCCTCGGTGCATATTTGCCTTGCGATGATCCTGGCAGGCACCGCATAGAGCATTGCCTTCTCTACAGAGAAATCAATAATATATTGGCAATAGGAGGGCCTGCAAGAAGCGGCGAGGACAAGTTCAGGCAATGGAGAAGTGAGCTAGCTAGAAGCTCGTTCATGCAGGTGCCAATGAGTGGAAACTCAATGGCCCAAGCACAGCTTATACTGAACATGTTCCCTCCCGCTCATGGCTATAACCTTGAACAAGGAGAGGGAACATTGAGGCTGGGTTGGAAGGATACTAGCTTGTTCACTGCATCTGCTTGGACTACACGTGCTTCTAGATGgcctctaattaattaa